Proteins encoded in a region of the Methanofollis tationis genome:
- a CDS encoding MarR family transcriptional regulator has translation MAQSIPKHLLEKFSLLYFVKKGGSFTHKDAQTILRISKSYAGQVLPILVKSGWIISHRLGDDRRKKVYEFKNPHIIIEEIGQELNLKATFEKHNKKNFGP, from the coding sequence ATGGCCCAATCAATCCCCAAACACCTCCTTGAGAAATTTTCCCTGCTCTATTTCGTAAAAAAAGGTGGAAGCTTCACGCATAAAGATGCTCAAACGATACTGAGAATATCAAAGTCTTATGCTGGTCAGGTGCTTCCGATTCTTGTAAAGTCCGGGTGGATCATTTCTCATCGATTAGGTGATGACCGCCGTAAGAAGGTGTATGAGTTCAAAAATCCACATATAATCATTGAGGAGATCGGTCAGGAATTGAATCTGAAAGCTACCTTTGAAAAACATAATAAAAAGAATTTTGGGCCTTAA